GCCGATTTAGAAGCATCCTCCTGATTTAGCACTAGAGCTGAATTTGTTGCGGTATCTGATATTGATGCTTCACTGCCCCAATGACCGCTATAGGTCATTCTCGGTTCGTCCATCTCAAAAATCAGCAAATCCCGGTTAAGCAGGCTAACCACCAGGTAATCTATCGCCTGTGCCTCGTTAAACCGCGACAGGCTATGCGCATCCCCGAGCAGGTAGCACATCAACCGACTGATGATATCCAGCGGGTTTTTCCATTGATGCAGGGTTGTCAGAAATAGCCGGGCATAATGTTCGCAGGCATAGCATTGCATCATCGGCAGCCCCAGCAATGGGTCATCGGGTTTGTCTATGGGTTTACAAACCAGGTACTGATAGCCAAAGTTGCAAAACAGGTAGTGTCCTTTGCAAAAGTGCCCGCTGCGGCCAACACCAGGATACTTAAACAAGTCCATTTAATCTCATCCCTTCTTTCATCCTTGAACACAGGTATTCATTTCACTTAATCTGCACCACTTTTAAGACAATGCACGAAATCCCATCCGGGCTAGAGGTAAATTCGGGCCATACACCTGTTTCGGCCCTTGTCGGTAACTGTTTAATATTAGCAAACAGCGTAATAGTTACAAAAATGATAACAAAAGTACTTAATCTTACTCTTGCTCTTGTAATGCAAAAAACGGGAAGCGGGCCATCCGGATGCACAGGCAACCGGACGGCCACGAATAAACGGCTGTTTTTCCGGCGAAGGAAATTCAGCAGCTTATTCTTTTAACCACATCCTTGCCTGACGGGCAGGTAAATAGAACTTATGCCAGGTGGATGAAATATTTTGCACGTCGGTGCCGCCTATGGTATCCCGGTAATTAACGTGCCACCACAGGTTATGCTTGTTTGTATCTACCCAGACATCCTGGCCGTCGCCGCATTTGTTGATGCCGACTATACCCACTTCTTCCCGCTGGAAAAGTAAAATACAGTCGTTATAACTCATCACCCGCATGCTGCGTCCCTGGGCGGCATTATGAAACTTGAGCATGCCCTTGATATCGGCACGTTTGTACAAGTCCTGCCAGCGGTTGCCGTCGTTACTTTCGTTATGATCGGAATAGATCAACGGAGAGCCGCCGTCACGCCCCAGAATATAGGCATTGGCCAGGTATTCATCGGTGGGATCCATGATTTGGTAACGGAAACCATCATTGGTAGGTATGTCGTGGGTAATAGAAAAAGTAATTGCCCTGCTGCCATCCAGTGCCTGGCCGTATGCCCCGGGATCTACCAGTTTGTTCATGGAGCCACCGAAACCTAAAGCGCTGCGCAGGCTGGCAAACAGGGGAAAGTCATAGGCACCGTGGTCGGTACTACTCAGATAAGGCGCCAGGAAATTATCGTAACTGCCGTCTCCCGCGCCACCCGAGGTAATGATCTCACCAAAAACGTGCATCCCGTTGCGTATCGAGGCATTAAACACCTGGTTGATATGGTAGCTGCTCATGTGTTTGGCGGCATCCACCCTAAACCCCTTCACTCCCAAATCCTTAAGGGCCTGCAGGTAGGCCTGCTGCTGGCTCACCACCCAGTTATTGGGGTCCAGGTCCGGCAAACCGGTATCGCCGTTGCCGCCGCATA
This genomic window from Thalassomonas viridans contains:
- a CDS encoding alpha-amylase family protein, producing MKRNNKLKSDKLPLAPGKSRLVCRAGLMLAGLLTTSTASADAILHAFNWSYDEVKGKAAEIASLGYKKVLVSPAYKSEGNEWWARYQPQDLRVIHSPLGDATDFKEMIAALNSHGVETYADIVLNHMANESYKRSDLNYPGSAVLSTYAADSSYYNSIKLFGDLSENMLGAGDFHPAGCITDWGDPGHVQYWRLCGGNGDTGLPDLDPNNWVVSQQQAYLQALKDLGVKGFRVDAAKHMSSYHINQVFNASIRNGMHVFGEIITSGGAGDGSYDNFLAPYLSSTDHGAYDFPLFASLRSALGFGGSMNKLVDPGAYGQALDGSRAITFSITHDIPTNDGFRYQIMDPTDEYLANAYILGRDGGSPLIYSDHNESNDGNRWQDLYKRADIKGMLKFHNAAQGRSMRVMSYNDCILLFQREEVGIVGINKCGDGQDVWVDTNKHNLWWHVNYRDTIGGTDVQNISSTWHKFYLPARQARMWLKE